The following DNA comes from Hyphomicrobiales bacterium.
ACGCACCGTCGTCGCGGTTCGCCGGTCCACACGTCGCGTGCCACGCACCGTCGTCGCGGTTCGCCGGTCCATTCGTCGCGTGCCACGCACCGTCGTCGCGGTTCGCCGGTCCACTCGTCGCGTGCAACGCACCGTCGTCGTGGTTCGCCGACCCATACGTCGCGTGCAAGCCACAGGCGTAGCGGTTCTGGACACCACACGTCGCGTGCCAGCCACCGTCGTGCTGGCTCGGCCAATCGGCACAGCTCACGTGCGAGCCACCGCCGTACCGGCTCGGCCAATCGGCACAGCTCGCGTGCGAGCCATCGCCGTACCGGCTCGGCCAATCGGCACAGCTCACGCGCGAGCCACCGTCGTACCGGCTCGGCCAACCGGCACCGCCCGCGTGCGAGCCACAACCGGACCGGATCTGGTTCCAGCAACCAGCAGATCCACCGGCCGAACACGCACCGGTAGCGTGCCAGTCATCGCCGCCGTGGTTCGAATAGCTGATCCGGCGGCGAGCTAACAACGCCGGGCCGGGGGTTTCCCCGGCCCGGTTCCTTTTCAGTGACATCCCTCCCACGGAACCGGCTCGATGCCGGACGAGTCTGCCTCGCGAACCTCTCGGTTCGGGGCAGCGAACTGCAAGTGGCTATCATGCGCGCAAAGAACATGAGCAAGAGGAATTCGGGTTTTGCAGCCAACGGCCGGGGCGCTGTCGCAGTACAGGCGGTGATAACTGGCCTGGCGCTGGCGACAGTCTGGTCGATGCCGGCCGTTGCGTCCGACACCGGCTCAGCCGCGCCGGCACTGCATACCAACCAGGCCTATGTGGAAGAGGTCACCGCGCGCTCCGAGCTGGACATCACCAACACCGATGCGGTTTTCGACTACGCGTTTGCCCAGTTGCCCGATGTGGTGAAAGTCTATCCGACGGAAAACTATTACTATTTCCGCTTCGCCCATAACGGCGTGATCTTCTCGGGCAATTTCCGCTTCGATACGACAGTGCCGAAGGTCGATCGGGTCTATTTTGCCTATTTCGAGACCTTCACGGACTGGCGCCGCGACGAGATCGACCAGTTCAAGGGTTTTTCCGACGCCGACGGCGTCAAGGTCGAGAAGCTGGCGCCGCTGGTCTATTCCGTCACCTCGAAAGGCAAGACCGTCCGCTTCGAGCTGAACGACCTCACGAACGTCAAGCCACCCGAGGGTGTGCTGAACGATGACGAGCGCTATCTCGGTCCGGTGTTCGATGAATCCGGCGTGCAGTTCTATCTGGTCTACAATGCGGGTATCAAAAACTTCCTCTACGTGCTGAACGAGCAGCAGCCCATTCCCGATGAGCTCTACGCCCTTGAGGGATCGGACCGTACGCTGGTCGGCCGGCGGACTGGCTTCGCCTTCTACAAGGACGACAAGCGCGAGCGGAAGATCCTCGTCGGCGTTCACTCTCACAACGTTGAGACGAACACCTATCTCGATGGTCCGTTCGACCAGCTGCCGGACAATTTCATCGTCGGTGATGAGTTGAAGGAAGCCATTCTCGAGGCGGATCCGAGCTACGCCGGCCAGATCGATCGGTTCGGCGTTCTGCCGGGGGGCGAGGAACGCTTCCTCATCGCTCCCTATATGTCCTTCACCTACCAGGACGACCTCCTGGCCGTGCCGCATTGTACTTCCGATCCGCAAGTGCCGGCGTCGGACTACTACAACTGTTTCATCTTCGGCATGGACAACGCGGACGAGGGCTATTCGGACGACAGCGCCATGGAGGGCGTTCCGGCAGACGACGCCGGCGAAGAGCAATCCGACGCGAAAGCGCCGGCCGGAGGCACGCAGTGAGTCGGCGGGCAATGACGGCGGTCGGCTGGCCGAAGCGTTCCGTGCGCGTGCTCGCGCTTGTTGCCGCGATAGCCGGTTTCGGGTCGGTTCCGGCATCGGCCGGGTCCGATCCGTCGTTCGTGACCAACCAGGCCTATGTCGAGGAAGTCACCCGCGACACCGAGCTTGCCGTCGACGATATCGATGCCATGTTCGCCTACGTTCTCACCAACCTCGCGCCTGAGGTCTTCGTCTATCCGACTGAGAATTATCACTATTTCAGTTTCGTGCATGACGGCACGGACTATACCGGCAACGTCCGCCTGTCGGTTGTCGACCGCGACGAGGGTTTCGTCCACTTCAATTTCTACAAGACCTTCACGCGCTGGCGCCGCGATCTCGACTATCGCTACAAGCGCTACGGCCCCGATGACGGGGTCAAGATCGTCAAGAAGGGCGATTTTGTCTACTCGGTCACCTTTCGGGACATCGAGCGGACCTTCCATCTCAACGACAAGCTCGCGCGGGAAATGCCGGAAGGACTGCTGGGGGCGGAGGAAAGCTATATCGGGCCGATTTTCGACGAATCCGGTATCCGCTTCTTCCTCGTCTATGACCGTCCGGCCAAGCTGTTCCATTACATCCTCGACGAGACCGATCCCGTTGCCGACGAGCTCTACAGGTCCGAGTACACCGACGATATCCTGATCGGCCGGCGCACGGGTTTTGCCTTCTACGAGGACAAGAATGTCGACCGCCGCATCCTGATCGGCGTGTTCGAGGAAAATTCCAACACCAACAGCTATCTCGACGGCCCGTTCGATCAGCTCCCCGACAACTACGTCCAGGGCGAGGCTCTGCGCGACGCGCTGATCGACATGGATCCGACCATGAAGGGCGAGATCGATCGGTTCGGATTCTGGAGCAACGATGCCCGCTTCATGATCGGCCCCTACCTCTATTACAAGGAAGAGGCCGATCTGCTGGTCTTCGACGACTGCGCCCGCAGCGAAGAGATGCAGGGCGAGTTCTACTACCGCTGCTTTTATGTCGAACAGCCCGATGAGGGCGCCGACGCCGCCGAAGTTGCGGAAGGCGAGGGGACAGGAGACGACAAGGCCACACCCGAGGCCGCCGAAAAAGCCGCAGCCCCAACGGCACCTGCCGAAGCCGACGCGGCAAAGCCTGAGCCGGAAGCAGAGGGCGTAGCCGAACCGGCAGACGATGCGGTTGACACGCCCGCTCCCACGTCCGACGAGGCAGGCACTCCCGATGACTCTGCCAAGTCCGATGCAGCCAGTAAGTCGGATGAAACCAGCGCGGCTCGGCAGACGAAACCGGAGCCGGCCGCACAGCCTCAATAGGCGGCGGAACGCCCTGCGGCGCCACCTCAGAAACTCCGCAATCAAGTCCGCAACAGCAGCGCCAGAAATTCCCCTGAAAAATTCAATCAATCGATTGATTATATCGTAATTCGGCGTATTGTTCCGATCTGTGCCGTGAACGGCTCGCCGGCCATGGCATCAGTCTGGGGCGCGACGCGCGATGAACGAAGACACCAAGCCGAACAGTAAAGACGTTGAGCCGCGGAGCCTTCGCCGGGGCGAAAAGGCCGGTGCCGCTGCCGCGACCCGTCTGGCATTGCTCGAAGCCGCGCTGACGCTGTTCGGCAGCAAAGGGTACGACGCCACCACGACGCGCGAGATCGCCGCTGCGGCCGGCGCGAACATCGCCTCGATTGCCTACCATTTCGGCGGCAAGGAAGGCCTTCGCCAGGCCTGCGTCGAGTTCATCATGACCACGATGATGCAGGCATCGGGCATGGCGCTCGCCACCGAAAACGTTGAGGGATTTGCCCGCCTCGGTGCTGACGAGGCTCGCGAGCGCCTGATCGCCACCGCCGAACGCTTCGCCGTCTTTCTCCTCGACAATCCCAAGGCGGGTCTCATCGTCCGCTTCATGTCGCGTGAGATCATGGCGCCGTCCGCCGCGCTCGACACAATCTACGCCCGCTTTCTGGGGCCGGCGCACACGAGGGTCTGCGCGTTGTGGGCCGCGGCGACCGGAATGGACGCGGAGTCGGAAGAAACCCGCCTGCTTGTTTTCTCGCTCATCGGACAGGCGGTCTATTTCCGTATCGCCCGTGAAGTGATCATGAGGCGGATGGCGTGGGAGACGATCGGCACCCGCGAGGTCGCGCTCTCCACGAAGGTCCTCCTCGATAATCTGAACACCATGCTCGACAGCC
Coding sequences within:
- a CDS encoding DUF1956 domain-containing protein → MNEDTKPNSKDVEPRSLRRGEKAGAAAATRLALLEAALTLFGSKGYDATTTREIAAAAGANIASIAYHFGGKEGLRQACVEFIMTTMMQASGMALATENVEGFARLGADEARERLIATAERFAVFLLDNPKAGLIVRFMSREIMAPSAALDTIYARFLGPAHTRVCALWAAATGMDAESEETRLLVFSLIGQAVYFRIAREVIMRRMAWETIGTREVALSTKVLLDNLNTMLDSHTGARDA